TTTAGGCAGTACTGCTCTTGACCTAATGATGTTTGTACAGAACTATATAGATTAAagactaaaaaaagaaaattacatcaACATTTAGAATTTGGTGTTTCAGATGCCCAGCAACCAAAGGGTAGCCAGGCCAGTCAGATCCGTGGGGGCTTTTGTGTCAACGTTTGCAGCAGAAATATCTGCCTGACCTGTCATTGCGGTGGCTCCTGGCTTGAGATTTACTCTGATTTCCTCTTTAGTGATGAGGAAAGAGACTGTCTTGTAGCACACATCAACAAGAGTGTGGTACTTAAACTCATAAGTacgtatttaaaagaaaaagttaatacaaaaattataattaattaaaGTTGCCTGGCTCTGGATGTCCCAGATGAAATATGTTCTGTTAAAAGGCTATTATGATAATTTATTAATATACATTATATACATTATATGCATTATTATACagaatatatatgtacatatatatgtatatatacaaaAACCTTGGTGTTGAATAAATGTTGTGTACTCAAACCATCTTTTCTTTTGGCTATGGCATAGCTGTTACGCTGAGCCCCAATTAAGCCTGACTCATGAACCATCTTGAAGAGCTAACAGGAGGCACCAAACCCTGCACTGAATTTAGATTTAAGAGAGATTACTCATGGTCTTCAAATTAAATATATGTTCAGAGGTTTTGGTGGTTTCTCAAAAAAACCATAACCTTAAAAAATGTTTGACTCCTGAAAGTTTGGCCCTGCAACACCTAGGTTTGTGGCAATCACCGCAGTAACTTGGTGCTTCATGAAGTTCATAAGGAAATGTAAATGTTATTCCATTCGTTGCCAATCCTGTTATAACATCCAGAAAACAAGGAGTCTGGTTcttgctgccagggctgtgcagaggaCCTCGGGAGCCAAGGAGGGTTGGCAGGTCTGTCCAGCTCTCCTTGAGACCTTGTGCTGGTCACCCTGTGCTCGCTCTCAGGCACACTTCCAGGACAGATGCTCCAACCCTCTGTGCAAACAGCAGTTAGCAGCAGTCAAGCCACACCTGCACCTCAGACTGTCCTGCAGAGGACACTAGGAGCCACTTCTGTGCTTTGTGAGGAGTAGATTTCTGCTGGTTTGTGTTGGGTGTGACGTAAGAGCACACAGGGGAACTCAGGCAGCCAAACAGCTGCAGGGAGCTTGTGCATGAGCTGGGCACCAGCCTGCTCAGCCTTGTGCAAACTGGGGTCTTTCTCCATACCAGATCCCCCTGGGGCCAAGGCAGGAGGTGAATGCCAAGCTCCACAGGTTGGAGAAAACGTGGTCCGCAACACAGAACTGCAGGCACCAAGGGAGCAGTGAAACTGAGCAAGTTGAAGGTTGAGCAACCACTGGACATGCTGTCTAGGCATCAGTTTTTGAATTAAAAAGACAAGACCTTTTTTGAGCATTCAATATACAAGAAGATAAAGAAGTACCCCAAACTGGTTAATTTCTGCATTAATGTATTAATTGCTTTACAACAGCAGTCCTTTATTACTCAGAAAattacaaaggagaaaaaaaatcccttacaAAATGTTATCAAATATGAAGGATGGAGATGTAGATAAACCAGCCTGTTTCTAGTCTGATTTTTCTATCTGCAAGTTTCTATCATTAAGTGCTATTACATTTCTGTTGGCTGCATTGAAGACATCTTTCATTGAAGTTTTGTCCCTTATATACTTACTTATATGGTGTCCTTAAGTCACCTCCTAAATCTGGGTTATTAAAGGCATTGCATTTCCAGAGTTTTTCACTTGATGGCATATTTACCAGTTCTCTAATGGTTCTTTCAGTTCTTTGCTATCCCACTGCAAGGTTTTTTAAACATTCTGCTTGAATTATTCAGACCTTTAAGTTGTAGCCAAAATAGAATATGCTTTCTTTAATGTTGTGTATAAAGAATTTAAAGCACTATGGAGTCAAAAATTTATCCTTGCAGTTTCTCTTGAAACACACTCACTTCCTGAGTATTCTTTGCTCACATACAGCTGAGATTTATCATCTGTTTTGGAATCTATTTCATATGTGCAAAGCTGTTGCTGAAGCATTATAGTTCCCTGGTCAAAATATTGTGTTATGTGAGTGCCTAGGAAATGTCCAAGTGTATCATGTTTACACTCAATCCCATATTGATCCATTTCATAGcctgttaaaaagaaacaaaaaaaggatattttgaCAAAATCTGTTTCCTTAAGCAGTCCTGTGTTCTATTATCAGTTTTGTGAGTAATGTACTGAATGACAGTATTATGGAAAAATTTAGGTAGGAagtgaccaaaaaaaatccccaaggaTGGTGTTCAGCATCTCTAAGTTATAGCCTCATATGATGAATCTTCTGTTTTACCTGAAGCCAAAAAACTTTAACTTAGTAACTCTCCAAAACATGATTATTTTAGTACAATcactggtggtggtggtggcattTGCTAATATTTTGGCTCTGCACCAATCACTGTGTCTTAAAAgactgaagaggaagaaaactttgaaaaagaaGTTGTAATAAAAGGGCAAAAGATGAAAGGCTTCTTGAAAATACTACTAGAAAGTAATAGATATGATATTGTAGGTATAGAACACCTTAATTTAATATGTACCTAGTaatgttggggaaaaaaaaaactcctCAACCCTCCCTGCCCCATAATATCTGGAAAATCCATCCAAATGTAAGAtgatatttcacagaaaaaggcATAAAAGCAAAACTGCAGTAGAAGCAAAGAAGATCTGTAGTATTCTTGGTATGGTTTGTAGCTAAGTTAAACCTGGTTAGGTGGTGAAAGGATGCTTCTAATACTGACACTGAACCCAACACAAAGGAAAAGTTTCACTCACAGTAAGATAAACAAACTTTTCGCTTCAGAAGATAGAAAAATCAATTATCTACTTTGTTATCTACAATAAGTACAACTAGGAATGCTAGTTAGAaactaaaaaattaaagaactaaaagaGAGATTAAATACCATagtataaaatcacagaattactgAATTGTCCAGGTTGGAAGAAACCCTCAAGATATGTATTAGAGAGGATTTATCCACTGGCAAACAGGTGCAGGTGCATATATAAACTGAACACAAAAGTAACCATCAGCCATCAGTGGCACTGTGGCCACTGAAAATGATAATGAAATCCTTGACCacataagaaatattttcagtaaatagAAATTATGTGGATAGGGCTTGTGTGGCGTATCATGTTTAGTTCTGCCACACACTCTCTCAGGAGCCACATACAGAGCAAGAATTTGCTGAGCGAAACAGGAGTGaaaggtgaaaaagaaaatgattgCTGTCACTAAATGCCCTAGCTAGGCAAGCCTTGGACAATAAAATGAGTTGTTTAGGTTAAAAGACAACGCTGATACTaggaaacaaatacaaaatgGCCATGAATACATTTAGACTGGAAATTAAGAAGTGTCTAACTACCAGGAAGGTCTGAAACAGTCCTTTAActgcaggaggaaaataaattcaCTGCTGTTTTACTTAAAGCACCTGTTTATAATATGAAACCTACTTTTTGAAATGTGGTTTTTACATTATGTGGTTGCCTGTGATAACTGAAAAGCATCACTGGGAGTTTCTTCCAGACTGAGAACAATCCTTCCAAGCACTAAGAAGACAGGGAAGGAATGAAAGGACTCAAAGCCTCAGGTATGTAGTTAACAATCTTCAAGAAGCTTAATAattgcctgattttttttttttggccacaTTTTTGATTCTTTGCAAATTGAAGCATGGCTTGATAGAAGCCTCCAGCTTTTTCTTACAACTTCCAACCCATTGTCTCCAATGTTGACAGACTGAACAATGTCTCtcccaaattaaaaagaaatcacacGATGGGAGTGGAGGACAGAAACTCGTCATTTGAGAAATAACAAACAGCAAAGAGACTGAGACTTTGTAATGTGGGGATTACACGGTACTTCTGGTGTGGtattaaataaataccaaagtCAAATAAAGTCAAATAAAAATCCCCCACCTTATGAAACAAAGAGATGCTTTGTGCTGACTCACTGCATCATACCCTTTCCTCCAGTGTCccgcagggataccttccatgTGTTCAAcctgccaacagcagcaggcGGTGTGGCCTCTGGGAAGAGTGCTAGTGTTGGGATCTCTTATGCATAAACTGGAGCTAAAGCCACCACAGTTACTCTGGGCACTCACATGATCTTGGCACTACAACATTTTCTCCTCCTGACTTTTGTCTTCCTCTGGCAACTCAGCTGAGGCCTGAAGTCACAGTACAGTGAAACAAAAGTACGGTTTCTGTATTTCAAGATGGCAGAGCATTAATTAGGACTGTGACTGGGGCTTCATCCTATGCTACATTACCAGCATGAAACAGAATGGGTGAATTGTTCTGCACTTGGCTCTGCTGGGTTTGCTATAACGTCTATCAGTGCTcagttgcatttttatttttccccttttctctggCTACAAGAAAGGTTCAGGAGCCAGTGCTCAGAATTAAAGATAAGGTGAATCCAACCCCTTTCAGTCTGAGATTTGCTTGTTATCTATACGCGTCTTTTTAGAGATTAAATTTTGTACACTCACATCCCAGACAATTAACTGTGTCTTACAAAACTTGCATAAAGTAGCTCTGCTGATTGCCAGAGTTACTCACTATCCCAGCAACCCTGAGGGGTATGAGTCTCCTCTGTCAGACTCCTCTGGCACCTGATGTACTGCAATTAGCATGGCTTGGCGATTTATGTCTTTCCTGTTGGACAGTGACAGTGAGACCGGCTCACTTCTGCCATTTAAATGGCTTTCActgttgtttttctcccaggaaacagAAATCACAATTGCTTGGGAACAAAGCaggaattttactttttcttcttcatacATGATACCGTAAGTGTTGATATAAACCCCACACTTAGTTTTTCCACCTGGATTACTGACTGCGCCGCTGTTGTGTCAGCTAAGAAACGACGGTCCCTGATACTTGGCCAACTTATTTCACGCTTCCCTCAGCGTTTTCCCCGACGGAGACTCCACCGGCTCGCCGCGGTGGCAGACACCGCATGAATCACCAGGGGCTGTTTGCCTTGGCCCGCGGGTCCTGCGCTCGGGGAATGGGATTTCCATTCCCCGACGTTTCCCTTGGTCGACTTCCCTGGAAGGCTGCGCGGGCCGTACCCGGGGAGCACGGCTCTGGCCGGGAAGGATGCGCTGAGCCGCCAGACCGAAACCGCACCGCTTTTCTCTCGCAGACACCTCACGGCCCCCTCCGAGAGAGCCCCCTCTGCCGGAGCAGGCGCTGCTCGTGGGGCTGCGGGAGCTCTCCTCGCCGCCCGCCACAGCGCAGGGACAGCTCTGACAGGGAGGAACCGGCAGCGGGGCCGAGGTgcgaggggcggcggggccgggccggggccaccgCGGCGGGAGCCCAGAGGGGCCGGCAGCCCCTGTCCCTGACGGGGCTGGCGGGAGGGAGCGGGTGGGAGCCTGGGACCGATGGCCCGTGTCCTGCGAGAGCCGTCgattccctctctttcctcacGGCAGGCGGGAAGGAGCCGGAGAACAACCCCCTACTCATAGACGAGTCAAGCGGGAGGGAGCGGGACAACAGCGGGACCGCGTCCCTCACACGTGGCGGGCGGGAAGGAGCGGGACGACAGGTCGTACCCCTTCGGTGTGCAGGAGGGAAGGACCAGGACCGCGTCCCTGACGGCAGAAGCGGCTGAGGAGAGAGGAACCCGGCCCTCCACGGGTCCTCCCGCGGCCTCCCGGGGCCGCGCCGGCtctggaggtctgggcagggcagCCCGTGTCTCCCTAGCGGGACTCCCCGCTTTCCCTCCCCTCGGTATGGTTGAGCCGGGCCCCTGCTGCCGGGGACGGGGCTGGCGGGAggtggctgctcccagggggcgggcgggggagcGCCGTCCGGGGCCGCGCCGAGGGGAGGAGGCTCGCGCTCGCTctcggccgccgccgccgctcgcgCCGAGCGGAACGGCCCCGCCAGCCCCTCAGGTAAGCCCGGCTCTGCcgcctgccctgccccgcctCGTCTCGCCTCTTCCGCCCGCCAGGCGGGTCCGCGGCGCCCCGCCCGGGGACAGCGCACCCCGCCGCGTCCCGCGCCGCCCGGCGGGGCTCGGCATCGCTGCCACCCCGAGTCACGGCACTGCCGGCGGCCACCCCCGCCCCAGGGTCCCGGCTCGGCGGAGGGATGGCCCTGCCCCGGGGGGCTTCTTCGGGTGGGGGGCGGCCGGGAAGGccccgcgggcggcgggggctgcagcgcgggcggcggggcccggcggggaGCGGGAGGCCGAGACGAGGGGCCGCCGCGGCGTCTGGGGCTCGGTTGGGTATTCGCTTGCTGGGTCCCGCTGGAGCGGTTTGCCGCTCGTGGTGCAGCCCGCAGGAGAAGGGTTTCCCTTTCCTCTGGATTGGGTGGGTCTGAGCAAACTCTTCATGTACCCTCTTCCCCGTGCATGCCGCAGTAACTCATTTAGCAGTGTAAGGAAAACCCCCCACTGTATTGTAAGATCAGTGTAGAATCGGAACCAAACTTTGCTTAGAAACGTGTTCGAGACTAGCCTGCAGGTGTCTTTAGCAGTTTGCAGCAGGGCGGGCGGCGGCTTCTCCCCGTGCCAGAGTAGAAGAGCTACAGCCCCAGGTAGCTTTGCGCTGCAGGGATCACCTCTGACCTGATGGGTAGGGTCTACCCGAGCTTCCTGAGAGCCCTGCGTTTGCTGGAGGTGGAAGGAGTGAGGGACGGTTTTCTGAATGTGTTTGCCCTGGAAACCCAACTGAAATGGTGCTCATTAGTCTGACAAAAATTATCATGGTATCTTTAATGACTACATATTCCTATTTCAGAAGACAGTTCTTTCTGTGTCAAACTGGCCTCTATCACTGCTAAGCTGTAGAATATTGTTGACTGAGAGAGAAGAATGTAACCTGCTGATTTATGTAATACTTCCTAAATGCTTGGGTTTGCTTGTGGGACCATCATTCAAAGGGTGAATGATCCTGACTGAGGTCTGAAAAGGTGGCATGTTGGGTTACATGTTATATCTGTACTTCTGTCAGACGGCTGACTGCTTCAGAAGAAATTATTGAACTGTATCCCGTCAAAAATTCTCCTTAAATCAAGAGCTTAATAAAATACACATATGGCTTTTCCATTAAATCCTACAGAatctacaaaataattttggagtATTACACTTCTCCTGTAGATGCTCAGCTTTAAGCATGAGATTTTCTAAACTTTTCCTCATGTGCTGCATATCACTGTGATATTCATCAAATTAGATTTATTTTATATCTTCAGAAAATGCAGCACTCAGTTACACAAGCTTAAGCTGCACTTAAGATCCTTAATCCTGCACTCAGTATTCACACCTAATTA
This window of the Corvus hawaiiensis isolate bCorHaw1 chromosome 26, bCorHaw1.pri.cur, whole genome shotgun sequence genome carries:
- the LOC125317163 gene encoding basic proline-rich protein-like, coding for MGLYQAEHQIHQLPLLHSSTHEERETLLLRAAPRAANRSSGTQQANTQPSPRRRGGPSSRPPAPRRAPPPALQPPPPAGPSRPPPTRRSPPGQGHPSAEPGPWGGGGRRQCRDSGWQRCRAPPGGAGRGGVRCPRAGRRGPAWRAEEARRGGAGQAAEPGLPEGLAGPFRSARAAAAAESEREPPPLGAAPDGAPPPAPWEQPPPASPVPGSRGPAQPYRGEGKRGVPLGRHGLPCPDLQSRRGPGRPREDPWRAGFLSPQPLLPSGTRSWSFPPAHRRGTTCRPAPSRPPRVRDAVPLLSRSLPLDSSMSRGLFSGSFPPAVRKERESTALAGHGPSVPGSHPLPPASPVRDRGCRPLWAPAAVAPARPRRPSHLGPAAGSSLSELSLRCGGRRGELPQPHEQRLLRQRGLSRRGP